In a genomic window of Streptomyces sp. NBC_01142:
- a CDS encoding DUF503 domain-containing protein, with protein MYVGTLSFDLLLGDVRSLKEKRSVVRPIVAELQRKFAVSVAEVGDQDLHRRARIGLAVVSGDTGHLTDVLDRCERMVAGRPEVELLSVRRRLHSDED; from the coding sequence ATGTACGTGGGGACGCTGTCCTTCGATCTGCTCCTCGGCGACGTACGGTCGCTGAAGGAGAAACGCTCCGTCGTCCGCCCGATAGTCGCCGAGCTGCAGCGGAAATTCGCAGTCAGCGTGGCGGAAGTCGGTGACCAGGACCTTCACCGCAGGGCCAGGATCGGCCTGGCGGTGGTGTCGGGGGACACGGGGCATCTCACAGACGTACTGGACCGGTGCGAGCGCATGGTTGCCGGCCGGCCCGAAGTGGAACTGCTGTCGGTACGACGGCGGCTGCACAGCGACGAAGACTGA
- the rbfA gene encoding 30S ribosome-binding factor RbfA — translation MADNARAKKLADLIREVVAEKLQRGIKDPRLGTHVTITDTRVTGDLREATVFYTVYGDDEDRASAAAGLESAKGILRSAVGAAAGTKFTPTLTFVADALPENAKTIENLLDRARASDAKVRETSSGAMYAGEADPYRKPGDEDDEDGAAAE, via the coding sequence GTGGCCGACAACGCGCGGGCGAAGAAGCTGGCGGACCTCATCCGGGAGGTGGTGGCCGAGAAGCTGCAGCGCGGCATCAAGGACCCTCGCCTGGGGACACACGTGACCATCACGGACACCCGTGTCACCGGTGACCTGCGGGAGGCCACGGTCTTCTACACGGTCTACGGCGACGACGAGGACCGGGCGAGCGCGGCAGCCGGACTGGAGAGTGCCAAGGGCATTCTGCGCTCGGCGGTCGGTGCGGCGGCGGGGACGAAGTTCACGCCCACCCTGACGTTCGTGGCGGACGCACTCCCGGAGAACGCCAAGACGATCGAGAACCTGCTGGACAGGGCGCGGGCCTCCGACGCCAAGGTGCGGGAGACGTCCTCGGGCGCCATGTACGCGGGCGAGGCGGACCCGTACCGCAAGCCCGGTGACGAGGACGACGAGGACGGCGCCGCCGCGGAATGA
- the truB gene encoding tRNA pseudouridine(55) synthase TruB has protein sequence MSTAAKTPDGLVIVDKPSGFTSHDVVAKMRGIARTRRVGHAGTLDPMATGVLVLGVEKATKLLGHLALTEKEYLGTIRLGQNTVTDDAEGEITSSADASGVTREGIDAAVARQTGAIMQVPSKVSAIKIDGKRSYARVRGGEEFDIPARPVTVSSFQVYDVREAVAEDGTPVVDLVVSVVCSSGTYIRALARDVGAELGVGGHLTALRRTRVGPYGLDAAKTLDQLQEKLVVMPIAEAAAAAFPRWDVSEKNAKLLTNGVRLDMPAYDTSPVAAFAPDGRFLALVEEQKGKAKSLAVFG, from the coding sequence ATGAGCACTGCAGCAAAGACGCCCGACGGGCTTGTCATCGTGGACAAGCCGTCGGGCTTCACTTCGCACGACGTCGTCGCCAAGATGCGCGGGATCGCCAGGACCCGCCGGGTCGGACATGCGGGGACGCTGGACCCGATGGCCACCGGTGTACTGGTGCTGGGCGTCGAGAAGGCCACCAAGCTTCTCGGGCACCTCGCACTGACCGAGAAGGAGTACCTCGGCACCATCCGGCTGGGGCAGAACACCGTCACCGACGACGCGGAGGGTGAGATCACCTCCTCGGCCGATGCCTCCGGGGTCACCCGGGAGGGCATCGACGCGGCGGTCGCCCGGCAGACCGGCGCCATCATGCAGGTGCCGTCCAAGGTCAGCGCCATCAAGATCGACGGCAAGCGGTCGTACGCGCGTGTGCGCGGGGGCGAGGAGTTCGACATCCCGGCCCGGCCGGTGACCGTCTCCTCCTTCCAGGTGTACGACGTCCGGGAGGCGGTGGCCGAGGACGGTACGCCGGTCGTGGACCTGGTTGTCTCCGTGGTCTGCTCCTCCGGTACGTACATCCGCGCCCTCGCCCGTGACGTCGGCGCCGAACTGGGCGTCGGTGGGCATCTGACGGCGCTGCGGCGCACCCGGGTCGGTCCGTACGGACTGGATGCGGCGAAGACGCTCGACCAGCTCCAGGAGAAGCTGGTCGTGATGCCGATCGCCGAGGCCGCGGCGGCCGCGTTCCCGCGCTGGGACGTGTCCGAGAAGAACGCCAAGCTGCTGACCAACGGCGTACGGCTGGACATGCCGGCGTACGACACTTCGCCAGTGGCCGCCTTCGCCCCCGACGGCCGCTTCCTGGCGCTGGTGGAGGAGCAGAAGGGCAAGGCCAAGAGCCTCGCCGTCTTCGGCTGA